GCCAGGTCGACCTGATCGGGATCGACTTCCAGGACTCGCGCACCGACAAGGCCGCCCAGCTGATCGAGCAGAGCGGCGTCACCTACCCGCTCTACGAGGACTTCGACGGCGATCTCAACGGGTTGGGTCCGTTGCCCGCCATTCGCGGGCTTCCCTTCACGGCGCTCGTCAACGCGAAGGGCGAGATCGTGCACCAGGAGTTCGTGGAGATCAAGACCGTGGCCCAGCTCGAGGCTCTGGTGCAGAAGCACCTCGGGGTCGGCGGGTGACAGCGGTGTCCGGGCTGCCGGCCTGGCTGCAACCCATCGTCGCCGGCGCCGCCAGCATCACGGTGGACGACCTGACCCGCTTCAAGCCGCCCGACGACAGCGACGCCCGGCGCAGCGCCGTACTCATGCTGTTTGCCGACACCGACGGTGACGGCGATGGCGAGCTGCTCCTGACCGAGCGCGCCCACCACATGCGCTCGCACCCCGGCCAGGTGTCGTTCCCCGGCGGGATGATCGACCCAGGGGAGACGCCGATCGAGGCGGCGCTGCGCGAGGCCGACGAGGAGATCGGCCTCGATCCCTCCGGCGTCGAGGTCTTCGCCGAGCTGCCCGAGCTGTGGCTGCCGCCGAGCAACTTCGCGGTCACGCCGGTGCTCGGCTACTGGCGCAGGCGCGGCCCCGTCGGCATCGCCAGCCCGGACGAGGTGCACGCCATCCACCACGTCTCCATCGCCGAGCTGCTCGACCCCACGCACCGCATCTCCGTGCGGCACCCGAGCGGCTGGGTCGGCCCGGGGTTCCTCATCGGCCCCGACCGCGAGGTCATCCTCTGGGGCTTCACTGCCGGCATCATCTCCCGGCTGTTCGACCACCTCGGCTGGAGTGCCGACTGGGATGGCTCCCGGATGCGTGACCTTCCCGACTACATGCACCACAGTGATCCCACCAGTGCCGACCCCCGACGGTTCGCACAGAACACCGACTTCCGGGAGCGCGAGTGAACCTCCTCGACTGGCTCCTCGTGGCGCTCGCAGGCATCTATGCACTCTCGGGCTACTGGCAGGGGTTCGTCACCGGAGCATTCGCGACGGCGGGGCTGCTGCTCGGCGGCCTGTTCGGCATCTGGCTGGCGCCGGTCGCCCTCGGCGACGCCGAGCCGTCGATGTGGGTCTCGCTGGGCGCGCTGTTCATCGTCATCGTCTCGGCGTCGTTGGGTCAGGCGGTCCTGCAGTACGCCGGCGCCCGGATCCGTGATGCCATCAAGTGGCAACCCGTGCGGGCGCTCGACGCGATCGGGGGTGCGGCGCTCAGCGCGTTCGCCGTACTCCTCGTCGCGTGGGCCCTCGGAGTGGCCATCTCGGGGTCGCGCATCGACGGGGTGACCGCGCTCGTGCGCAACTCGGCCGTGCTCGCGCAGGTCGACGAGACCCTGCCGACCAGCGCCGACGGGGTGCTTCGGGCGTTCAACAACGTGGTGGGCACGTCGTTCTTCCCGCGCTACCTCGAGCCGTTCGCGAGCGAGCGCATCGTCAACGTCGGTCCCGGGCCCAAGCGGTTGCTCACCGATCCCGACGTCGACGCGGCGCAGGCCAGCGTGCTCAAGGTGCACGGCACCAACTCGTGCGGCAACGGCATCGAGGGCAGTGGCTTCGTCTACGCGCCCGGCCGGCTGATGACCAACGCCCACGTCGTCGCCGGGGTCGACGGGGTGGAGGTGCTGCTCGATGCCGGACCGCTGCCCGCCGAGGTCGTCTACTACAACGAGGACCTCGACGTGGCCGTGCTCGAGTTCGACTCGAGCGGCCTGCCGTCCCTGGTGTTCGACCGGGAGGCGAAGGCCGGCGACGGAGTGGCGATACTGGGCTATCCGCAGGACGGTCCGTACGACGTGCAGGTCGCGCGCGTGCGATCGGAGCAGCGGCTCCGCTCACCCGACATCTACGGCCAGGGCACCGTGCTGCGTGAGGTGTTCTCGCTGCGCGGGTTGGTGCGGCCGGGCAACTCCGGCGGACCGATCATCACGTCGGAGGGCCGGGTGGCGGGCGTCGTGTTCGCGGCGTCGGTCACCGACATGCAGACCGGCTATGCCCTCACCAGCGACGCGGTTGCCGAGAGCGCGGCCCTAGGCCTGACCGCCAGCGGCGCCGTCGACACGGGCGGCTGTGCGGGCTGAGCCTCACTTGTGGGTGAGGGCGTTCTTCGTCTCCTGTGCCTGGTGGATCGCCTTCTCGGGAGCCTTGACCTGCTTGACCTTGCGCAGGCCGACGTATCCCAGCAGGCCGGCCACCAGCAGGTAGAACGCGGTGACGATCAGGAACGCCCAGTGGAGGTCCAGGCCCGAGCCGTTCCAGTGGATGAGGTAGGCCAGCGCCACCGAGAACATGATGATGGCCAGCAACCCGAGGAAAGCGGCACCGGCGAACAGCCCGATGCCCGTGCCCCCGGCCTTGATGCTGATCTTGAGCTCGGACTTCGCCAGCTGGATCTCCTTCGAGATCAGCGTCGAGATGTCGCGGCTCGCGTCGTGGACCAGTCGGCCGATGGTCGGATCGGTGTCCTTGACCGGTTCCATGGGACCCCTCGTCATGTTCGTAAGTTCGCGCTCATGTCGCAGGCGTGTGACAGGCGTTGTCGCAGGGTTCTGACCCTATACGAGCGCTCTGCGGGAGCGTCCCAGGTGTACGACGCGGCGTTGGGTAGTCTGGCCGCCAGGTGCGCCGGGAAGTCTGGTCGGCAACAACGTCACCGACCCCTGAGAGTCCTCATGAGCCCCGACACGTTCCCGCACGACCGCGGACCCCGGCAACGGTTCTTCCTGCCGAGCAGGGACGCGGAAGAGGACACCTTCCTCGGCGACATCTTCCGGCGCGAGACTGTCGGAGGTGCGGTGGCACTGGTCGCCGCGGCGCTGGCGATCATCTGGGCAAACTCGTCATGGAGCTCGGCCTACCTCGACCTGCGCTCGCTGACGATCGGTCCGCTTGACCTCGAGCACTGGGCGGCCGACGGTGCGTTGACGATGTTCTTCTTCGTGGCCGGGCTCGAGCTCAAGCGCGAGTTCGTGGTCGGCTCGCTCAGGCGGCCCGCCGACGCTGCAGTGCCGGTCGTGGCCGCGGCCTGCGGGGTCGCCGTACCGGCGCTGATCTTCGTCGTTGCCAACATGTCGCAGGGCGACGGGGCGACGCGCGGTTGGGCGATCCCGGCGGCGACCGACATCGCCTTCGCGCTGGCCGTGCTGGCCGTCGTGGGCTCCAACCTGCCGACGTCGCTGCGCGCGTTCCTGCTGACCCTCGCGGTCGTCGACGACCTGATCGTCATCGTGATCATCGCGGTCTTCTACACCTCGACGCTGCACCTCGGTGCGCTCGGCCTGGCCGGCCTCGCATTCGTGGTGTGGGCGCTGGCCCAGCACTTCCGGGTGAGTACGCCGTTGGTCTACCTGCCGCTGGCGGGGATTGCGTGGTGGTTCACCCACGAGAGCGGGATCCACGCGACGATCGCCGGCGTCGTACTCGGGTTGCTGACGCGGGTGCGTCCCGACAAGCACGAGCAGCGCAGCCCCGCCGAGCGGCTGGAGCACCTGCTCTCGCCGGTCTCCGCAGCGGTCGCTGTGCCGTTCTTCGCGTTCATGTCGGCGGGCGTGGTGGTCTCCGGCTCGCTCGGCGAGCTGGCCTCGTCACCTGTCGTGGTCGGCGTGGTCCTGGGACTCGTGGTGGGCAAGCCGATCGGGGTGTTCGGCGGGGCCTGGCTGCTGACTCGCTTCACGCGGGCCGAGCTCAACGACGACCTGGCCTGGCGCGACCTCGTCGGGGTGGCTGTGCTGGCCGGCGTGGGGTTCACCGTCTCGTTACTGGTGGCCGACCTGTCGTTTGCCGGTGAGGTGCGCGAGCAGGCGAAGACCGCCGTACTCGCCGGATCGTTCATCGCCGCTGTGGCCGGGGCGCTGCTGCTCGGGCATCGGGACCGGTTCCACTTCACGCCGTAGAAGCGAGCTTCGGCGTCGTTGCTGGCGGTGTGGCGTCGTTGCAACGCACTCAAGCCGACGTGACACCCGGCTGACCGGGTATCCCGACCAGCGGCCGGCCTCAGCCCTCGTCGCCCGCCCCGGACCCTTCCTTCTTCTTGATCAGGTCCATCACGGTGGAGTCGGCGAGGGTTGTGACGTCGCCGACCTCGCGGTGCTCGGCGACGTCCTTGAGCAGCCGGCGCATGATCTTGCCGGAACGGGTCTTGGGCAGCTCGGGCACGACCATGATCTGGCGGGGCTTGGCGATAGCGCCGATCTCCTTCTGCACGTGCTTGCGAAGCTCCTCGACGATGTCGGCGCCGCCGTCACCGGCGGAGTCGCGCAGGATCACGAAGGCGCACACTGCCTGGCCGGTCGTCTCGTCGGCCGCACCGACCACGGCCGCCTCGGCGACCTTGGGGTGCGACACCAGCGCCGACTCGATCTCGGTCGTGGAGAGCCGGTGCCCGGAGACGTTCATGACGTCGTCGACGCGGCCGAGCAGCCAGATGTCGCCGTCGTCGTCCTTCTTGGCTCCGTCGCCGGCGAAGTAGAAGCCCTGCTTGCGGAAGCGCGACCAGTAGGTCTCCTCGAAGCGGTCGTCGTCGCCCCACAGGGTGCGCAGCATCGCCGGCCACGGTTGCTTGATGACGAGGTAGCCACCGGAGCCGTTGGGCACGGAGTTGCCGTCGTCGTCGACGACGTCGGCCTCGATCCCGGGCATCGCGGTCATCGCGGAGCCCGGCTTGCCGGCGGTGACGCCGGGCAGGGGCGAGATCATCAGCTGACCGGTCTCGGTCTGCCACCAGGTGTCGACGATCGGGCAGCGGTCGCCACCGATGACCTCGCGGTACCACATGTAGGCCTCGGGGTTGATGGACTCACCGACCGAGCCGAGCAGCCGCACCGACGACAGGTCGAACTCGTCGGGGATCTCGCGGCCCAGCTTCATGAAGGTCCGGATCGCGGTCGGCGCCGTGTAGAAGATCGTCACGCCGTACTGCTGGATGATCTCCCACCAGCGGCCCTTGTGCGGGGAATCGGGGGTGCCTTCGTACATCACCTGCGTCGCACCGTTGGCGAGCGGTCCGTAGACCATGTAGGAGTGGCCGGTCACCCAGCCGACGTCGGCGGTGCACCAGAAGACGTCGGTCTCGGGCTTGAGGTCGAAGGCCGCCCAGTGCGTGTATGACGTCCCGGTGAGGTAGCCGCCGGTCGTGTGCAGGATGCCCTTCGGCTTGCCGGTCGTGCCGGAGGTGTACATGACGTAGAGCGGGTGCTCGGAGTCGTGCATCTCGGGCTCGTGCTCGGGTGAGGCGGAGTCGACGACGTCGTGCCACCAGACATCCCTGTCGTCGTTCCACTCGACGTCCTGGCCCGTGCGGCGTACGACGAGGACCTTCTCGATCTTGTCGGTCTTGGTGCAGGCCTCGTCGACCGCCGGCTTGAGCGCCGAGGGAGAGCCTCGGCGGTAGCCGCCGTCGGACGTGATGACGACCTTGGCTCCGCAGTCATCGACGCGCGAGGCGAGTGCGTCGGCCGAGAAGCCGCCGAACACCACGGTGTGCGGAGCGCCGAGGCGGGCGCAGGCCAGCATCGCGATGACGGTCTCGGGCAGCATCGGCATGTAGATCGCGACCCGGTCGCCCTTCGCGACACCGAGGTCCGTGAGCGCGTTGGCGGCCTTGCTGACCTCGTCCTTGAGGTCCGCGTAGGTCAGGTCGCGGCTGTCGTCGGCGGGCTCACCCACCCAGTGGATCGCGACCTTGTCGCCGTTGCCGGCCTCGACGTGCCGGTCGACGCAGTTGTACGCCGCGTTGATGGTGCCGCCGACGAACCACTTCGCGAACGGCGGGTTGTCCCAGTCGAGGACGCGGTCCCACTTCTGGCCCCAGTCGAGCCGCTCCGCGGCCTCGGCCCAGAACGCCTCGCGGTCCTCGGCGGCCCGGGCGTAGGCCTCTTCCTTCACGTTCGCGTCGGCGGCCAAGGCCTCGGGCGGCGGAAACGTGCGGTCTTCCTTGAGCAGGTTTGAGAGCGTCTCGTCAGCCATGGCGGTGAACTTACTCCTGGTGGGTTGCCTCTGGGTTGCCTCTGGGTTGGCGTGGAGCGGACGGAGCGGACCTCCCCGTCGGCGTCCTGCGACGCCGGCGGGAAGGCCACGTCCCTCCGTCAGTGGATGACCGCTGCCTCGGAGCCGGCGCCGGTCAGGGCGCGGACCTCGAGCTCGGTGTAGCGCTCCTCGGCGTCCGGCTCATTCGAGAGCTTGGAACCGAGGTAGCCGAGCAGGAAGCCGATCGGGATCGACACGATGCCGGGGTTCTCCAGCGGGAACCACGAGATGTCGATGCTGGTCGGCAGAAGCGACAGGTTCTTGCCGGTCGGGTCGAGACCCTTGCCGGACATGATCGGGCTGAAGATGACCAGTCCGACCGAGGAGATCAGACCGCCGTAGATGCTCCAGACGGCACCGCGCGTGTTGAACCCCTTCCAGAACATGTTGTAGACGATCGCGGGCAGGTTGGCCGACGCCGCGATCGCGAACGCCAGCGCCACCAGGAAGGCGATGTTGAGCTTCTGCGCCGGGATGGCCAGCAAGATGGCGATCAGGCCGATGACACCCGCAGCGATGCGGGCAACCTTGAGCTCCTCATGCTCGGTGGCCTTCCCCTTGCGCCACACGCTGTTGTAGAGGTCGTGCGCCACGCTGGCGCTGGAGGTGAGCGTGAGGCCGGCGACCACGGCGAGGATCGTCGCAAAGGCGACCGCTGCGATGACCGCGAGCAGGATGGCGCCGCCAGTCGAGCCGGCTCCACCTCCGACGGTCTCGGCGAGCAGCGGCGAGGCGAGGTTGCCGCCCGAGGCGGTGACCTGCTCCATGTTGCCACCGTTCAGCAGGGCGGCGGCACCGAAGCCGAGGACCAGCGTGAACAGGTAGAAGACGCCGATCAGGCCGATCGCCCAGAGCACCGACTTCCGCGCGTCACGTGACGTGGGCACCGTGTAGAACCGGATCAGGATGTGCGGCAGGCCCGCCGTACCCAGCACCAGGGCGATGCCGAGGCTGAGGAAGTCGAGCTTGCTGGTGAACGTCGCGCCGTACTTCAGTCCGGGCTCGAGGAACGCCTGGCCCTTGCCGCTGTTGCTCGCGGCAGCGCCGAGCAGGTCGGAGAGGTTGAAGTCGAACTTCGCGAGCACGAGTACGACGATCAGCGCCGAGCCGGCCATCAGCAGGACCGCCTTGACGATCTGGACCCAGGTGGTGCCCTTCATGCCGCCGACGGTGACGTAGAAGACCATCAGGACGCCGACCGCGAAGATGGTCAGGTTGATCATGAACTGGCTGTCGATGCCGAGCAACAGCGAGACGAGCGTGCCGGCGCCGACCATCT
This is a stretch of genomic DNA from Nocardioides sp. InS609-2. It encodes these proteins:
- a CDS encoding MarP family serine protease, which produces MNLLDWLLVALAGIYALSGYWQGFVTGAFATAGLLLGGLFGIWLAPVALGDAEPSMWVSLGALFIVIVSASLGQAVLQYAGARIRDAIKWQPVRALDAIGGAALSAFAVLLVAWALGVAISGSRIDGVTALVRNSAVLAQVDETLPTSADGVLRAFNNVVGTSFFPRYLEPFASERIVNVGPGPKRLLTDPDVDAAQASVLKVHGTNSCGNGIEGSGFVYAPGRLMTNAHVVAGVDGVEVLLDAGPLPAEVVYYNEDLDVAVLEFDSSGLPSLVFDREAKAGDGVAILGYPQDGPYDVQVARVRSEQRLRSPDIYGQGTVLREVFSLRGLVRPGNSGGPIITSEGRVAGVVFAASVTDMQTGYALTSDAVAESAALGLTASGAVDTGGCAG
- the acs gene encoding acetate--CoA ligase encodes the protein MADETLSNLLKEDRTFPPPEALAADANVKEEAYARAAEDREAFWAEAAERLDWGQKWDRVLDWDNPPFAKWFVGGTINAAYNCVDRHVEAGNGDKVAIHWVGEPADDSRDLTYADLKDEVSKAANALTDLGVAKGDRVAIYMPMLPETVIAMLACARLGAPHTVVFGGFSADALASRVDDCGAKVVITSDGGYRRGSPSALKPAVDEACTKTDKIEKVLVVRRTGQDVEWNDDRDVWWHDVVDSASPEHEPEMHDSEHPLYVMYTSGTTGKPKGILHTTGGYLTGTSYTHWAAFDLKPETDVFWCTADVGWVTGHSYMVYGPLANGATQVMYEGTPDSPHKGRWWEIIQQYGVTIFYTAPTAIRTFMKLGREIPDEFDLSSVRLLGSVGESINPEAYMWYREVIGGDRCPIVDTWWQTETGQLMISPLPGVTAGKPGSAMTAMPGIEADVVDDDGNSVPNGSGGYLVIKQPWPAMLRTLWGDDDRFEETYWSRFRKQGFYFAGDGAKKDDDGDIWLLGRVDDVMNVSGHRLSTTEIESALVSHPKVAEAAVVGAADETTGQAVCAFVILRDSAGDGGADIVEELRKHVQKEIGAIAKPRQIMVVPELPKTRSGKIMRRLLKDVAEHREVGDVTTLADSTVMDLIKKKEGSGAGDEG
- a CDS encoding CoA pyrophosphatase, which codes for MTAVSGLPAWLQPIVAGAASITVDDLTRFKPPDDSDARRSAVLMLFADTDGDGDGELLLTERAHHMRSHPGQVSFPGGMIDPGETPIEAALREADEEIGLDPSGVEVFAELPELWLPPSNFAVTPVLGYWRRRGPVGIASPDEVHAIHHVSIAELLDPTHRISVRHPSGWVGPGFLIGPDREVILWGFTAGIISRLFDHLGWSADWDGSRMRDLPDYMHHSDPTSADPRRFAQNTDFRERE
- the nhaA gene encoding Na+/H+ antiporter NhaA translates to MSPDTFPHDRGPRQRFFLPSRDAEEDTFLGDIFRRETVGGAVALVAAALAIIWANSSWSSAYLDLRSLTIGPLDLEHWAADGALTMFFFVAGLELKREFVVGSLRRPADAAVPVVAAACGVAVPALIFVVANMSQGDGATRGWAIPAATDIAFALAVLAVVGSNLPTSLRAFLLTLAVVDDLIVIVIIAVFYTSTLHLGALGLAGLAFVVWALAQHFRVSTPLVYLPLAGIAWWFTHESGIHATIAGVVLGLLTRVRPDKHEQRSPAERLEHLLSPVSAAVAVPFFAFMSAGVVVSGSLGELASSPVVVGVVLGLVVGKPIGVFGGAWLLTRFTRAELNDDLAWRDLVGVAVLAGVGFTVSLLVADLSFAGEVREQAKTAVLAGSFIAAVAGALLLGHRDRFHFTP
- a CDS encoding TlpA disulfide reductase family protein, which gives rise to MKRVLVAMVLVLAAVVVFLALRDDKVEPKALPQPLPEQSLDAFEADSEPLQLADVRGPAVINFWASWCGPCRAELPVLEQFHQQYAGQVDLIGIDFQDSRTDKAAQLIEQSGVTYPLYEDFDGDLNGLGPLPAIRGLPFTALVNAKGEIVHQEFVEIKTVAQLEALVQKHLGVGG
- a CDS encoding cation acetate symporter; the encoded protein is MSTQIVVMAASHQALTTVLFLAVVALTIGITFWASRQTSGVADYYAGGRNFSPVQNGLAIGGDYMSAASFLGISGAIALSGYDGFLYSIGFLVAWLVALLLVAEMLRNSGRYTMADQLAYRMKQRPVRQAAAMSTVVVSIFYLLAQMVGAGTLVSLLLGIDSQFMINLTIFAVGVLMVFYVTVGGMKGTTWVQIVKAVLLMAGSALIVVLVLAKFDFNLSDLLGAAASNSGKGQAFLEPGLKYGATFTSKLDFLSLGIALVLGTAGLPHILIRFYTVPTSRDARKSVLWAIGLIGVFYLFTLVLGFGAAALLNGGNMEQVTASGGNLASPLLAETVGGGAGSTGGAILLAVIAAVAFATILAVVAGLTLTSSASVAHDLYNSVWRKGKATEHEELKVARIAAGVIGLIAILLAIPAQKLNIAFLVALAFAIAASANLPAIVYNMFWKGFNTRGAVWSIYGGLISSVGLVIFSPIMSGKGLDPTGKNLSLLPTSIDISWFPLENPGIVSIPIGFLLGYLGSKLSNEPDAEERYTELEVRALTGAGSEAAVIH
- a CDS encoding phage holin family protein, with protein sequence MEPVKDTDPTIGRLVHDASRDISTLISKEIQLAKSELKISIKAGGTGIGLFAGAAFLGLLAIIMFSVALAYLIHWNGSGLDLHWAFLIVTAFYLLVAGLLGYVGLRKVKQVKAPEKAIHQAQETKNALTHK